In a single window of the Tribolium castaneum strain GA2 chromosome 8, icTriCast1.1, whole genome shotgun sequence genome:
- the Ccdc114 gene encoding outer dynein arm-docking complex subunit 1: MDKMRNPMPADQLDMEMMAEAELARLQRQYRIMEGDRKAFLDEVSNKLKKQRKIITRLRKERDDLMADIKVATCDGQKRKDSKISAKLELLLQKHEEIVAQVQKEKFRLEELEQQIRKTEKQVRKLRLKDVTEGEYQERIKSGQKSVKMLENKLETTHKRFCSVLTENKQMRDEIDHLLKERTRFNAIWEKLVFDLNMGKKYMLDLIEQATLAYDQREEWCSKLQALKIRAHNDVITHTQEMREMQRQLDHDGNLREFLTIKGQKRVMKDLEEKEMKKKEQERENLQKQIKIYQETLDKIKTFCEEEDVERIAAKYLKQEEENFALFNYVNELNHELETLSDSIEELEGKINEQKQICEQKAQKEKDSLESLKRALEEATQQANQDEANLAQTEEDLRLILKGIKDVFELVECDCAPILDLLGENPDVNEDNALIYLGLIEKKVSSLITTAYFKEKSVPLIFIDSFF, translated from the exons TACCGCATCATGGAAGGCGACCGCAAAGCCTTCCTGGACGAAGTGAGcaacaaactgaaaaaacaacgaaaaatcATAACTCGTTTACGCAAGGAAAGAGACGATTTAATGGCCGATATCAAAGTTGCGACTTGCGACGGCCAAAAACGCAAAGACTCAAAAATATCAGCAAAGCTCGAACTTCTCCTTCAAAAGCACGAAGAAATCGTTGCTCAAGTCCAGAAAGAAAAATTTCGACTTGAAGAGCTTGAGCAACAAAtacgaaaaacggaaaaacaAGTCAGAAAATTGCGACTTAAAGACGTCACTGAAGGTGAATACCAAGAACGCATCAAATCTGGTCAAAAATCGGTCAAAATGCTGGAAAATAAGCTTGAGACCACGCATAAACGATTTTGCAGCGTGCTGACGGAAAATAAGCAGATGAGAGATGAAATTGATCATTTGTTGAAAGAAAGAACTCGGTTTAATGCCATTTGGGAAAAACTCGTTTTTGATCTAAATATGGGTAAGAAATACATGTTGGATTTGATAGAACAGGCGACTTTGGCGTATGACCAAAGGGAGGAATGGTGTTCAAAATTGCAAGCTTTGAAGATTCGAGCTCACAACGATGTCATAACACACACTCAG GAAATGAGGGAAATGCAACGACAGTTGGACCACGATGGAAATCTAAGAGAATTCCTGACAATCAAAGGCCAAAAACGCGTCATGAAAGACTTGGAAGAAAaggaaatgaagaaaaaagaacaGGAACGGgagaatttgcaaaaacaaatcaaaatctACCAAGAGACACttgacaaaatcaaaaccTTTTGTGAGGAGGAAGACGTTGAGAGGATCGCAGCCAAGTATTTGAAACAAGAAGAGGAGAACTTTGCTCTATTTAATTACGTCAACGAACTCAATCACGAATTAGAGACTTTGAGTGACTCTATTGAGGAGCTTGAAGGGAAAATCAACGAACAGAAGCAGATTTGCGAACAGAAAGCCCAAAAAGAGAAGGATTCTTTGGAAAGTTTGAAGCGAGCTTTGGAGGAAGCCACCCAACAAGCAAACCAAGATGAGGCCAACTTGGCACAAACTGAAGAAGACTTGAGGTTGATACTGAAGGGAATTAAAGACGTGTTTGAGCTGGTGGAGTGCGATTGTGCGCCGATTCTTGACCTTTTGGGCGAAAATCCCGACGTTAATGAAGACAACGCGTTAATTTATTTGGggctaattgaaaaaaaagtatcGAGTTTGATCACCACAGCCTACTTTAAGGAAAAATCGGTACCACTCATTTTTATCGACtcattcttttag
- the LOC135266952 gene encoding uncharacterized protein LOC135266952, with translation MRSLKQKVEHAKKLEEFFTTKGQKRVMKDLMKKEKEKREERKKKLGTKLQHYESLMNEILDFSQHAEIKDIARKYYNREAQNFSAFKFIADTINNMEMINDQLGLLHLEIDELKAVHDLRAETQHETIDNLETDLVQASEETKNAQQDLEDLNLHLKSVMQGVTELFRMCKCDKDPLLKLLGDNATIHEYNVLLFLQLLEKTIQIYLITAGYKDKVQAEKRSSGKTKILATVDTTTFIYPIERIVRADPCSLCIEHEMVSDVIDVVQRPWSRKEAKEMLQQRLDLPGASTKLHTVSKCFLPQARHIKQKKYC, from the exons ATGAGAAGCTTGAAGCAAAAAGTGGAGCATGCCAAAAAACTCGAAGAGTTTTTCACCACAAAAGGCCAAAAGCGAGTCATGAAAGACCTGATGAAGAAGGAGAAAGAAAAACGGGAAGAGCGCAAAAAGAAGCTTGGAACAAAATTGCAACATTATGAGAGTCTAATGAACGAAATATTGGATTTTTCCCAACATGCTGAAATCAAGGACATCGCCCGGAAGTACTACAACCGGGAGGCCCAGAACTTTAGCGCATTTAAATTCATCGCAGACACGATCAACAACATGGAAATGATCAACGACCAGCTTGGTCTTTTGCACTTGGAGATCGATGAGTTGAAAGCAGTGCACGATCTGAGGGCGGAAACCCAGCACGAGACAATCGATAATTTGGAAACAGACCTGGTTCAGGCGAGTGAAGAGACGAAAAACGCACAACAAGACTTGGAAGATTTAAACTTGCATTTAAAATCCGTGATGCAAGGAGTCACCGAACTGTTCAGAATGTGCAAATGTGACAAAGACCCGCTTTTGAAGCTTTTGGGTGACAATGCCACCATTCACGAATACAACGTTTTGctttttctacaacttttgGAGAAAACGATTCAAATCTATCTCATCACAGCTGGTTACAAGGATAAAGTTCAG GCTGAGAAACGGTCATCAGGGAAGACGAAAATTTTGGCTACGGTTGACACCACCACGTTTATTTACCCAATTGAGAGGATTGTGAGAGCGGATCCTTGctcatt ATGTATTGAGCATGAGATGGTTTCGGATGTTATCGATGTTGTACAACGTCCTTGGAGTAGGAAAGAAGCCAAAGAAATGCTTCAACAACGGTTGGACTTGCCAGGTGCTTCAACCAAATTGCACACAGTTTCCAAGTGCTTTTTACCGCAAGCTCGACACATCAAGCAAAAGAAA